The Sulfitobacter sp. SK011 genome has a window encoding:
- a CDS encoding DUF3305 domain-containing protein, whose protein sequence is MKLNYPNAQTIPLGVVVQRSPGVTRWTKFAWKASSVLPGAPDADWKILRTEDGVTEFHAATLPLTLYVSDAEAYAHELQARSPSVYVVLRPNDATADKPWSVALVTASPYEAQDYCDSAEELVEKVTMPEGLHAWIASFVDQHYEEEVFVKRRRKNMSVDQTEDGIGDPRIRQVSDVYRAPRRREVIN, encoded by the coding sequence TTGAAGTTGAACTATCCAAATGCACAGACCATTCCATTGGGTGTCGTTGTTCAGCGGTCACCGGGTGTAACGCGTTGGACAAAGTTCGCCTGGAAAGCGTCTTCGGTTTTGCCGGGTGCACCAGATGCTGATTGGAAAATTCTCAGAACGGAAGATGGCGTGACAGAGTTTCATGCCGCAACGCTGCCGCTCACGCTTTATGTGTCAGATGCAGAGGCCTACGCACACGAGTTGCAGGCCCGTTCGCCGTCGGTCTATGTTGTCTTGCGACCAAATGATGCCACAGCAGACAAGCCTTGGTCAGTCGCGCTTGTGACGGCCTCGCCTTATGAGGCACAAGATTACTGCGATTCTGCGGAAGAACTGGTTGAGAAGGTGACAATGCCCGAAGGCTTGCACGCCTGGATCGCAAGCTTTGTGGATCAGCACTATGAAGAAGAGGTGTTTGTGAAGCGTCGCCGCAAGAACATGTCGGTCGACCAGACCGAAGACGGGATCGGCGATCCGCGCATTCGTCAGGTCAGTGATGTGTACCGCGCGCCACGCCGCAGGGAGGTCATCAATTGA
- a CDS encoding DUF3306 domain-containing protein has protein sequence MSGVLSSWSRRRAAVAAEAAAEEQAALDAVVMKDAAALEEKSDAEILQELNLPDPMTLVQGDDFKAFMSKEVPAHLRKIALRKLWTSNPVLACVDGLNDYDDDYLTGSTGQGAIKTTYQVGKGMLAHLIEVERQKNEMHAAEAEIEEHDIVADDTEVEVEVLEAETPDVQPAAHDDEPASPAPRRMQFQFEDRTA, from the coding sequence TTGAGCGGCGTTCTTTCGTCATGGTCGCGCAGACGTGCAGCCGTCGCAGCAGAGGCGGCGGCTGAAGAGCAGGCTGCGCTTGACGCCGTGGTTATGAAGGACGCTGCGGCGTTAGAGGAAAAGTCTGACGCGGAAATCTTGCAGGAACTTAACCTGCCTGATCCGATGACTTTGGTGCAGGGCGATGATTTCAAAGCGTTCATGTCTAAGGAAGTACCGGCACATCTGCGCAAGATTGCCCTGCGCAAGCTTTGGACCAGCAATCCGGTACTGGCCTGTGTGGACGGATTGAACGATTACGATGATGACTATCTGACCGGCAGCACCGGGCAAGGTGCTATCAAGACGACCTATCAGGTGGGCAAAGGCATGTTGGCGCATCTGATCGAGGTCGAGCGTCAAAAAAATGAGATGCACGCCGCTGAGGCGGAGATTGAAGAGCATGATATTGTGGCTGACGATACGGAGGTTGAAGTTGAGGTTTTAGAAGCCGAAACACCGGACGTTCAGCCAGCCGCTCATGATGATGAACCCGCATCCCCCGCGCCGCGCCGGATGCAGTTCCAATTCGAGGATCGCACCGCATGA
- a CDS encoding molecular chaperone, giving the protein MNVATALPDITDEDRLRADLYNYLGLMLSAPPDQMLLDQTAALTGDDTDLGQAIKGLARVAKVSKPKAVRSEFNALFIGLGRGELLPYASYYLTGFLNEKPLANLRATMANFGMVRADDVFEPEDNIASLMEMMAGMIVGRFGRVATLQEQNEFFNAHIGTWSTHYFTDLQAAKSSVLYASVGAVGSAFMNIEREAFRMTAN; this is encoded by the coding sequence ATGAATGTCGCGACCGCCCTGCCAGATATCACCGATGAGGATCGCCTGCGCGCTGATCTTTACAACTATCTGGGTTTGATGTTGTCGGCACCGCCAGATCAAATGTTGCTGGACCAGACAGCCGCATTGACGGGGGATGACACAGATTTGGGGCAGGCGATCAAGGGCCTTGCCCGTGTCGCGAAAGTGTCAAAACCCAAGGCTGTGCGTTCAGAATTCAATGCGCTGTTCATCGGTCTGGGTCGTGGCGAGCTTTTGCCATATGCCAGCTACTATCTCACCGGGTTCCTGAATGAAAAACCCTTGGCGAACCTGCGTGCGACGATGGCCAACTTTGGCATGGTGCGTGCTGATGACGTCTTTGAACCCGAGGACAATATCGCGTCGCTCATGGAAATGATGGCTGGCATGATCGTCGGTCGTTTTGGCCGGGTCGCGACACTTCAGGAACAAAATGAGTTTTTCAATGCTCATATTGGAACATGGTCCACGCATTATTTCACGGATCTGCAGGCCGCAAAATCATCGGTGCTTTATGCATCCGTGGGGGCCGTCGGGTCCGCGTTTATGAACATTGAACGCGAAGCATTTCGCATGACAGCAAACTGA
- a CDS encoding 4Fe-4S binding protein, translated as MSKSLLLCDCLGSQKIDTAALEKATGLACGACHNSLCTDQIDIATAAIASGDVIVACQQEARLFAEIADEIDAPEPVFVDIRDRAGWSDGSDDTTPKMAALVADAQLAHPASKSIDVVTEGTCLIIGKAEVCQPAAEKLADILAVTVLLASGDDIAPTQAFDTVVGALHQATGTLGRFDIRINAFQQSVVGGRGTPALTAPRDGALSQCDIILDLTGGVPLFPAPEKRDGYLRADPKSQPAVADAIFAASQLVGTFEKPLYVRLEPSLCAHSRAEKPACSNCLNVCPTGAIVSAGEHVSIDPLICAGCGACSAVCPSGAISYDAPSTDFIFRRITALATAYRAAGGRNGTLLVHDDHGAEMISLAARYGRGLPAHVIPMEISALSGFGHAEMLGALAAGFARVDLLLAPKTERDALDPQLELALAISGERIALLDISDPHALSDHLFEKEPGTAIEKPVLPMGTRRQIARLSAKALNPEAQSIALPEGAPYGAVIVDTDACTLCLACASLCPSGALGDNPDLPQLRFQEDACLQCGLCANVCPEDAITLEPQLNLTDMALSQTILNEEEPFACIECGSLFGVKSTVEKITEKLAGKHAMFANPEAARMIQMCDNCRINAQYHSDNNPFAAGERPRPRTTDDYLSKRKDH; from the coding sequence ATGTCTAAGTCATTGCTGCTATGCGACTGTCTGGGTTCGCAAAAAATCGACACCGCCGCTTTGGAAAAGGCGACAGGTCTGGCCTGTGGGGCCTGTCATAACAGCCTGTGTACGGATCAGATCGACATTGCAACGGCTGCAATCGCGTCGGGCGACGTGATTGTCGCCTGTCAGCAAGAGGCCCGTTTGTTTGCTGAAATCGCCGATGAAATCGACGCGCCCGAACCAGTGTTTGTCGACATCCGTGACCGCGCCGGCTGGTCTGATGGATCAGATGATACAACGCCCAAGATGGCCGCGCTGGTCGCTGACGCACAGCTGGCGCACCCAGCATCCAAATCGATTGATGTTGTCACCGAAGGAACCTGTCTGATCATCGGCAAGGCCGAGGTATGCCAGCCCGCCGCAGAAAAACTTGCAGACATCCTTGCTGTGACCGTTTTGCTGGCATCCGGCGATGACATTGCGCCAACGCAGGCCTTTGATACGGTTGTCGGTGCACTGCATCAGGCCACAGGGACACTGGGAAGGTTCGATATCCGGATCAACGCCTTCCAACAAAGCGTCGTTGGGGGGCGTGGAACGCCTGCACTGACCGCGCCCCGCGACGGCGCACTGTCGCAGTGTGACATAATCCTTGATCTCACAGGTGGCGTGCCGCTGTTCCCCGCCCCTGAAAAACGTGACGGCTATCTTAGGGCTGATCCAAAAAGCCAGCCTGCCGTCGCTGACGCAATATTCGCGGCAAGTCAGCTTGTTGGCACATTTGAAAAACCACTGTACGTCCGGTTGGAGCCGTCTTTGTGCGCCCACTCACGGGCGGAAAAACCGGCATGCTCAAATTGCCTGAACGTGTGTCCCACCGGTGCAATTGTTTCGGCGGGCGAACACGTCAGCATCGACCCGCTGATCTGTGCGGGTTGCGGTGCCTGTTCGGCGGTGTGCCCCTCTGGCGCGATCAGCTATGATGCGCCTTCGACCGATTTCATCTTTCGCCGGATCACGGCGCTCGCGACGGCTTATCGCGCGGCGGGCGGTCGAAATGGAACCCTGCTGGTCCACGATGATCACGGCGCTGAAATGATCAGCCTGGCCGCGCGCTATGGCCGTGGGCTGCCTGCCCATGTCATTCCGATGGAAATCAGCGCCTTATCGGGCTTTGGTCATGCGGAAATGCTGGGCGCGCTTGCCGCTGGATTTGCACGGGTCGACCTCTTGCTTGCCCCAAAGACAGAGCGCGATGCGCTTGATCCCCAACTGGAACTGGCCCTCGCAATTTCAGGTGAAAGAATTGCACTGCTCGACATCTCGGACCCTCATGCCTTGTCTGACCATCTGTTTGAAAAAGAGCCAGGGACCGCGATTGAAAAACCGGTCTTGCCAATGGGCACAAGACGGCAAATCGCGCGGCTTTCAGCCAAGGCATTGAACCCCGAAGCCCAAAGTATAGCTCTGCCAGAAGGGGCACCATATGGCGCGGTCATTGTTGACACCGATGCCTGTACCCTGTGCCTTGCTTGCGCATCGCTCTGTCCATCAGGCGCGCTTGGCGACAATCCGGACCTGCCGCAACTTCGGTTTCAGGAGGACGCCTGTCTGCAATGTGGCCTATGCGCCAACGTCTGCCCTGAAGACGCAATTACGCTGGAACCACAGTTGAACCTCACGGACATGGCGCTGAGCCAAACGATCCTGAACGAAGAAGAGCCGTTTGCCTGCATCGAATGCGGCAGTCTTTTTGGCGTCAAATCCACTGTTGAGAAGATCACCGAGAAACTTGCCGGCAAACATGCGATGTTTGCCAATCCCGAAGCGGCGCGGATGATCCAGATGTGCGATAATTGCCGGATCAACGCGCAGTACCATTCCGACAACAATCCCTTTGCAGCAGGCGAAAGACCGCGCCCGCGCACGACGGACGACTATTTGTCAAAGCGAAAGGATCACTGA